The sequence caaGACGCCATTTGGATGCTTATTCTCCTTCAACCAATTACATTACGTACCATGTATAtgtactcaaaccacttggtaaGATGAATACACCTATTGAAGTCCGTTATGGAGTATTTTTAAACCGCCCCTATTTTGGGCAACACAAAcctgcctagagttcgggactTCATGTTCGCTAGGGCTGGGCCCTCGCAGAGAAAATGGGTGACTGTCTCCCTACAACCATTGATGGGGACTTCTATTGTTTCTACATGTGGGCCAAACGGGCCAGTGTCCTGTAATAGTGGATGTGATACTCGCTCATATACATATTCAGTACAAGCTTTATTCTTCTCTGTTGTAATCAGTCCAAGACAAGTAGTAAGCAATGTATGCCTTCTCTACTCTTCTGTTCATATTGACCTTCCAGTTTAGTCTGTTGTCTTTTTCGGGGCAAGATACTTGACACTCGTTGGAAGAGGGAGTTTAGTGAAATGGCAGTCGAAATTGTAGAACCTAGTGACTAGCAAAATTTTAGTCCTCACAGTATTGACTTTGGGGCAATTTTCATATGACCAGGCCTACACGAACCTCAATGCGTTCTGAAGAGGAGTCTCCCATACTTGATTGGATTGTCCTTCTAACTCATTTTGAAACATTCGTTCTACGCATCTGTGATCTAAGCGCTGGTTCGTATGCGGCCAAGTACAGTATCTCACCATATCTTTAGGGAGTATTTTTTCCATTCCTTTCTAATATCTCTTTTTCTATCTAGGAAATATgcaaaaagtgcaaaaaaatagaaaacagcGTTGAATGAActtaaaaaacacaaaattttatttttaattaactgTTTACATGAAAATTATCCTTCAATATAAAAACTGATGAATAATCGGTTTTCTagtccataatttttttttattttttaactttccaCAATTAAATATCTTGTTCGAtagaataaaaatattttctcagttcaacttaagtattttaaattatatatgtacataagtaaaaaaattgtttttgtttcttaTCAATTAGTGTCTTAGCCTATATTTGACGGCATAACCAGCCGATTGACTAGTGGTTGTTGTTGCTTCTGCTTCCGGTGCAGCTGCTGAAGCTGCCGTTGTGCTGGCTGGGGCGGCAGGAGCTGCACCACCTTTTACAAAAACTGGTATACGAATCGTTTTCGTTATGTAGGTTGGCCTTGGGAGAGCCGCACTGACAGTACTAACTTTGTTGAGGACACCTTGGAGTAAACTTTGTTTGAAATTCGCTTTTGCTTGAACCAAACCGTTAACCACTTGTTGTACCGTTTGAATTTTTGCTGTAACAGCGCTAGTTAGCCCTTGTATCAATGCATTAGGATTGAAAGCAGGTGCAGCAGAAGCAGAAGCGGAGGGAGCAGCATCAATACCTGTGTGAAGAGAAAAGAAGAAGGTGAAAGGTGTTAGATTTCGTTTGAAACATAATCAGTTCATTATATCGTGGCGTGATAGGCAAACTCATTAAGTACAGTTTTTGGAAAATCCCGTTTTTAACTTAAAACGTATTATTTTTCATCACCCCTTAGGAAAGCAGATTAAAAAAAGAGACTTTGTTTTGAAACCTCAATATTTCAAATTCATTCCGAGTGTACTTGACAAGTTTTACTTTTCACTCAACGATATGCTCGACTGGCATGAAATTATCTGAGAAATTTGAAAAGGTATGTGCTCCTAACATGATTCTGAAAAAATTTGTCAGGCTGTCCAACTGTTCTCCCCTGAAGAGAACACGAAGTTCCTCCCCAAAGTCTATAAAGGTGCATCCCTGCCGTAATGCTTAGTTTGTCttacttttcttcaattttgtttaACTTTACTTAACCGATATTCATCTTCCCCACTTTCGAAAAGTTAAATGACTGGGAGGACGTGATAGGTTTCATTAAGCCTCGGACGATGTTTCAGCGTTAGTAGAATATTGGCGGGTATCGGAAAAGTACTTCACTGGAATTTCTTCAATATATAGAGCAAAAATTTCCACACTAGAGAAATCTCAAaagaacaaaatttacttaattcaAATTCTTTAGCAAGCGTAAAAGTAGAAAGGCGAACTCAGAGAGCTAAGATCAAAATTGCGTAAGTTATACTTTGTAAAAGTCATGGCACTCAAGGACTAGAAGAAACCTATAGAGATAGCTTAGGACGAGTCTTAGCATACCTTCTGTTCATCAATTGAAAACAAGCAGAGTATTCTGGACTAAGCTACAAATCATTCAAAAATACCAAAAACTATTACTTCGCTAGGGAAGAGTGTGGGGTGTGGACCAAACTGCTAAGGACGCGTTTTCCTGAGTGCTACAGTTTTCCCCAAAATTGGAGAGTGATTAAAATCATCTTAATACCTAAATTAAGAAGAAGATTACATGAAAACTACAAAGAGTACAGTCCCATTAGTCTTATCTTCGCCATACTGAAGGTACATGATTGTCTTTAATATATCCACATAAGGTCGTCCCTAACTGAATTCAAACTTTCCCTGGCACAACATGCTTACGTAAAGGGCAACTGAAACTGTCGCCCATGAGGTCCACATCAAGGTCCTCGTCTAAGTGGGTATGTGAACAGCAGGTTAGCAAGCTCGTCTGCAATATAGTTTCCTTCAATGTCCCTGTGTCCCGGAACACATGTGAGATATACAgggttctgttgggccatctcttACAGATATCGGGCAACATTTTAGTGTTTGTTTAAATAGTGTGTTTCCCTATTCAATCCGCGGCTTCCATGATAGCTGATACTTCTGCCTGGAAGATACTACAATAATGAGGTGGTCTGAAAGATAAATGGAGGTCTCGTCTCTTTGAATATACCCCTCTCCAACACTACGTCTTAGCTTAGAACCGTCGGTGTATATGTAAATGCTGCCGTTAGCACCGAAGCACCGATCCGACTACAACCAATCTTCCCTGCGCTGGGGATGTTTACCATAAAGTTTctgtccgcaactgttgtggtcgcagaACGGTCTTTGCTTCGGGGAAGAAAACTATAAGGGTTTAGTATTCCACAGTGTCCTATGGTTTTAGCACTCAATCTGAAGGACGCTCTTAAAGGAAAGACTGACATTGTCGCTGATCAGTATCATGCTAGATCCAAGGGTAGGATATCAAAAATGATCTGAAGAGCTATACCAGGCGTCGTTCTTAGACAGTAAGCTTAGCTGAAAAATTAATATCCCACGTTGCCCTGCAACTCGTGTAAAAAAATAAGCAGGCGCGATATTATGATGGCCTGTCTAGGGCatacaatacaataaaaaaagCTGAGTATAGTCTGGCGGGCAGTCTTCCGAGGAGTAAAGGGAGTACTAATGTTTTGTCTAACTGAGGCACTAAACGTGGTCCCCAACCAGTTGGTTCTGAACCTTCCCGTACGCGAAAGTAATGGTATCTACAGCAGATTTCCGGTGACTCCGCCGCCAGATTTCCACGTTCCTCTCTGGAGACATGAAGAGAGGCTACCCCTAAGAAGCGAATATAGGTAAAACGGGGTGGATAGGGAGGAATAAATCCCTCTCTCCATCATTCTTTTTCGAAATGGAATTTGGCACGGGAGCTGATGTCTGAGCAACTTCGCAAACGTCATGCCTCTATCGGTTTCTGATCACAGATAATGAGACAAATGAACTTGCAAAGGAAAGAGCATTGCTAGACTCTGATGAAGCAGTCGAAGGTATATCAAAACCGAAGCAGGTTGTGGTCTAAAACTGGTATTTTTAGGACGCCTGTAGGCTGACCCAACAAACATTGCCAACTTACGCATCTGCAATATAGGTCAGGGAAGGTAGTCTCAAGAAGTATTGCGACAACCACGGAGATGGAGATCCAACTCTATAGCACATGTATGAGTTGTCACGGGGAGATTCGAACATAGGGTCGGCTAATCTATTTTATAACAGGGCAGCACCACAACCAACCAACCAAACCAAGATCTCCACTCAAATTTCGCTCTGCCAGAATTTTCATTATTAGAAATTTCCATTTAGATCATACTAAATTTCTCAGCAATCTCAACAGTTTACACTTTAAAAAATAAATCGTACTTTTGGACACAATGATGAATGCTTCATTCTGCTGAATCAGCAAAGCCGCCAAAGCCACGATTAACACAAAGCTGAATTTAAACATTATGGACAACTAAGTAATTTGCAACTTGTATTAATAAgttgtatatttatgtatgtattttaatagcgatttttttttctaacacttTAAACTAAACGATATTTAGCGGCTCACGAACGCACGCAAACCCGCAGCCACACTATTACTCCCGTCGATTGAAACAAAACAAATTGTTAAATTTATGAGAAGCTTTTATATGCCCTCGGTGGTACACACCCAGATCGTCTTCTATCTTTAATTCTAACTCAACCATACCCCACCAGCTACCGAATATTAATCGTCTACGATCGGCACCAGCCACACGTAACTTCACGCTGTTTGTATTCCACCCGTTTCAAGTGCTTGATATTCTAGTATGCTGCCATCCATTGGGCGTATCAAGCAGAAATATTTCATTATTTGCTTTTCCTTAAAGCCACTTATGGTCATTCCAATCATTGGCGCATATCCCAAACAAGTGTACAACCAACTAGTCGCTCATAATGGCTAACAATGATGAGCAACGGAGCACGCGACTTCAGTGATAAACGTACGACAGGCGACGATGGTTATAGACAAAGCTTTatacatactagagatatacgccgccgccgaatgtcaaaagtatcagcgcggcggcggcggcgttcaaCACGTTACTATATTCTCTATTCTTTTAAGGCtgcttaggccatttattgttcatctctaaaattggtccgatatggtcgaaaggggtatcatcggatgcgcatcactgtcagttattAAAATCCAATTgttaaatttaacactttctaaccgttgaaaaactatggagttcttgtttggtggaaagccacacaaaaaacaacatacctcaaaaaattagagggggtatgcagactatcgatgcttagcattacgggagccctgaaaacaaccccgaaggctgcactgtatgccattctgcccattccacctgtagacctggtagcaaataacatatcgttaacaactgcaaccaggctcggtgcctcggggcagcttgagcgccgaccatacggccatagtagtatagcgtcatcaatcacaagacgaacagactacctgattccctatctgcgctttgagggagatcttaaggccgcaatggaggtggacggttggcgcaagggtgcgcaaatggcggacaagGCGATACACAGATgggtccaaagtagtggaaggagtagggtatgcggtatactgtgctgatccggaaataagcagatcccacaggctgccggattactgtagcattttccaagcggaaatagcagccgtaaccaaagcagtagaaaccctggaagagaataggtTAAGCTGCAAtcttgttaacttttatattgacagtcaagcagcaattaaggcaataatctcgcataccacagcatctaaatgcgtgttagagtgtaagcagtccctgaagagaatcgggacaggtagaagcatacatctatattgggtcccagggcatgtgggaatagaagggaatgaaaaagcgcatgaactagctaaaaagggcgcatcccttgaatctTGCTCCGTAGGTGTCCCAAtaagactgggcgagattaagcgaaggcgagaggtgcatatgatcgaccaagcgggaaaggcgtgggttcgagtgcgcggctgtaaagtgttgaagattatgtgtacgtcttacaaccttagactaacaaagttgcgtctatcattaaaaagaggggactgtagactcatgacgggtattgtgACTGGATcatgccttctggcgttacatgcctttgagttaggcttggtcagtgatagcagttgtaggaagtgcgggttggaggaagaaacgatcgagcacgttccgtcctcgtgccctgcgcttgccaggctaagactccagctattaggagtgatacagctgtcagatctagaagcagcaagtggcttaagtcctaggaagcttctagtatttgccaagaggacggagttatattatagcataggtcctggtttttgatagggtttttcagtttggtcgttaaaacaaacttctggtaacactaccgactcaatcagtatatgtgaggtcctcatggaccggccagttcaacctaacctaacctaaccgttcaaaaattatttgagaaaacaggcacTTCAaggccagcttaacacggacttcgcatcaccgaattcaccaagctATTagaacaaaacacttaaagaaaagttatataataaatttaaatgctcacttcgcataattttttcaaaaaattaataaagaacaatgaatttgaataaaatgtcccaagtcgaacattattccaaattgtcctcaagttgttaaaaaagcaagttatccGAAAAAGGTGACGAATTCTATATCCCGAtttgctgaaagaataagcgaaatcagtgatgcaaaactcctttagtaggctccagtggtttaaattctcctttgaaatgattctaagctcacacttaagttgcataAATCTTCAGCACGTATGCGAAggctttgaaaaatcactttatttgcttaactatacaatagcgtctgaaatcttaagtttgattttcacacttcatcattcaacacccaagtctcccggtttgacatttcctaaagttggcggccctatccaaaactagtcccttggagtgtaTTAcgttggatatagcctatcagccatgtttaaatatgaccaacacgtgacggctcctgtttcaaatatgaatacgtaggcacattttttaatcaGGTTagactttgtccttcgcaagaacactgaaagtggtgaagcaaaagctctCTCAAGACAGCCGagcaaatgaccgggtgttctactactctaatgtaggggatagtcgaactagtctgagaactgaaggcggtcatccataatgagctcttatctcataaggccggaaacaaaTACTCCTAAAGccaatgtatcgaacacaaacgtctgaaaattttggtccacattttaaaaattttatccaccgTCCTCgttaagtttaaattatgtacatgcgccaaggattatacgattttcacccatgtgcTACGGAATGATAtgcacttagactgcttatgatttcgagggcggcatccttggccgaatagttattCCCTAACGTTTGGCGGTatttttttggtgtagctcggaaacATAGCGCGACAAAAAGATCCTTCAGAAAGCCTTTGGAGCtatacctagagcttctaggaaagtgacgtcgacgaacgtatgagttcgaagtcgcagtcctatatccTCTgtctggcatatggtataagggccaggatgtgTGGTAGCGGCTGGTggttgggattgctactgttcgcacgtcgggaattgtagctcctagaaACAGCCGAACTGACGGCGCCCTTTGGCgtgatcaacaataagccagcattgatgctaatcgttaaaactgtgccacgagagtcatgactattagtagataattaataacaaccgtaagtcgcctttgtgcgtaaccagcatgtagccacaaatgatttaaagaaatagtggcgacgacgggtattagagttagcccagaacatctgcttcggtgaaactacgctacaacaatttgaccattttaagtatttctccctctctacTCCCGAAATTTTTGAAGGATCCGCGAGATTGTGAGGCAAAAACCGCgggtctttccgaaatggcccaaacgtcgatttccttaaatacatatacaagcctcccagatactcatccacaAGTTAATGatgttgttccagatcgtcaaacattcCACTGGCGTCAGCAGTAtctttccatattcattagttgtggacaatgtgatactctgaagtccagccattcaattcagaggtttacgccgatcactttgtgggcgcgccggccacgccgccgccgcaGGTATATAATAAGGGCTAcgtcgccgccgccgattaactgaccggcgtaaacctccaatacatacccacatacatacagacaGAAATACAAGCAGATATACTCGATCATCATTTGTGATGCACGGCACTAATCACTCGTTTGCACAACAAAAAAAGTTGCATATAAATGTAGTTTCGACGTGTGCTTGACGTCTTCAAAAATTGACAGTCTACTACTTTATCTTGTATACATGAGCTGCTTTCCATAGAAATATTtgttactagcctttacccgcggccccgtccgcaaggagaaaatgaaatatgtgggctattcacgttagcctgcttataaagttatctgtttaaaattttttttctgtctaatgcattttatttttgtaattgagtaaaaaaaagaactttatgagctgataacctgataggatcccaaaatgataacgaaattatccagaaaaagccacgaaatgaccccgacgctgtcgcggacggatcccgaaaaccatccagaaacgccccggaagtgtttccaaaagttcccgaagtagtcccaaaaaaacccgaaatgacaacgacacgattctagacttatccagataaccacacagaaatgatgcctgaagggtaccaaattgatcccgaaatagtcccgaaaaagttccgaaattaccctgacgggctcccggacggatctcagaaaccatccagaaaatatccaggaagggtccctaaattatcccgactaactccagaaaaagttccgaaatggctccgaggggatccacgatggatcgcgaaaaccatacagaaatgattccggaaggattccaaaatgatcccgaaatagtccggaattgacccagatgggatcccgcacagatccagaaatgatcccggaagggtgcaaaaactatcccggaaaagtaacaaaaaatcccgaaatggctgctacggcatcccggacggatccagaaatgatctcggaagggtccccaaatgatcccaaaatggtcccgaaatgatcctgatggatccggcaaaccatccagaaattatgccgaaagggtcccaaaatgatcccgaaataatacagaaaaagtcacgaaacgacccctagaggatccccaaatgatcccgtattagccccgaaaaggtcccgaaataaccccgacgggatcccggacaaatcccgaaaaccatccagaaatgatgccggaaggaatcccaaatgattccgtaaaagtcccgcattgattccgacgggatcccgaacggataccgaaaatcatccagaagtgacgccggaaaggtcctcaaaagatcacctaatagtcccgaaatgacccttaatgggtcatggacggatcccataaaccatccagaaatgatcccgatatattcccgaagaagtcccgaaatgaccctgacgggatctcgaacgcacccctaaatgaccctgacgggatcccggacaga is a genomic window of Eurosta solidaginis isolate ZX-2024a chromosome 4, ASM4086904v1, whole genome shotgun sequence containing:
- the LOC137251346 gene encoding uncharacterized protein; its protein translation is MFKFSFVLIVALAALLIQQNEAFIIVSKSIDAAPSASASAAPAFNPNALIQGLTSAVTAKIQTVQQVVNGLVQAKANFKQSLLQGVLNKVSTVSAALPRPTYITKTIRIPVFVKGGAAPAAPASTTAASAAAPEAEATTTTSQSAGYAVKYRLRH